One Lucilia cuprina isolate Lc7/37 chromosome 4, ASM2204524v1, whole genome shotgun sequence DNA segment encodes these proteins:
- the LOC111678389 gene encoding actin-related protein 2/3 complex subunit 3, whose translation MPAYHSTIKEFPSMVGNMAILPLRTQYRGPAPAQMSNDNDIIDESLYYFKANVFFRTYEIKSEVDRTLIYITLYITECLKKLQRCSNKNQGQQEMYSLAISKFDLPGEAGFPLNAVYAKPQTAQDSELMRQYLLQLRHETGNRVLEKVFNTEDGKPNKWWICFAKKKFMEKSLSGPGQ comes from the exons ATGCCG GCTTATCATTCCACCATTAAAGAGTTTCCCTCTATGGTTGGTAATATGGCTATATTACCCTTGAGAACTCAGTACCGAGGACCAGCTCCAGCACAAATGAGTAATGATAACGATATCATTGATGAGTCACTGTACTACTTTAAAGCAAATGTATTCTTTCGCACCTATGAGATAAAG TCGGAAGTTGATCGTACTTTAATATATATCACTTTATATATAACGGAATGTTTAAAGAAACTGCAACGCTGTTCCAATAAGAATCAGGGCCAACAAGAAATGTATAGTTTGGCCATATCCAAATTTGATTTGCCAGGAGAGGCTGGTTTTCCCTTAAATGCTGTATATGCTAAGCCACAAACGGCACAGGATTCAG AATTAATGAGACAGTATTTATTGCAATTGCGCCATGAAACTGGCAATCGTGTTTTGGAAAAGGTATTCAATACTGAAGATGGCAAGCCTAACAAATGGTGGATCTGTTTTGCCAAAAAGAAGTTCATGGAAAAATCACTATCTGGCCCAGGCCAATAA
- the LOC111678388 gene encoding NADH dehydrogenase (ubiquinone) 23 kDa subunit: MSLSMRLFTASRNGQRMFAASSRLMSSNPQEAKDIVHVPAGYKYVNNKEESMDLKDVTDRAASTIFLSELMRGFGVTLAHIFKEPATINYPFEKGPLSPRFRGEHALRRYPSGEERCIACKLCEAICPAQAITIEAEERADGSRRTTRYDIDMTKCIYCGFCQEACPVDAIVEGPNFEFSTETHEELLYNKEKLLSNGDKWESEIASNLQADHLYR; encoded by the exons ATGTCTTTGTCTATGAGACTATTCACGGCTTCACGCAATG gCCAACGCATGTTTGCTGCCAGCTCACGTCTAATGAGCAGCAATCCTCAGGAAGCCAAAGACATTGTCCATGTTCCAGCTGGTTATAAATATGTCAACAACAAAGAGGAAAGCATGGATTTGAAGGATGTCACTGACAGAGCAGCCTCTACCATTTTCCTCAGTGAATTGATGCGTGGTTTTGGTGTTACATTGGCTCACATTTTCAAGGAGCCAGCCACTATCAATTATCCTTTCGAAAAGGGACCTTTGTCGCCTAGATTCCGTGGTGAACATGCTTTGCGTCGTTATCCCAGTGGTGAGGAACGTTGTATTGCCTGCAAATTATGCGAAGCCATTTGTCCCGCTCAGGCTATTACAATTGAGGCTGAGGAACGTGCTGATGGCAGCAGAAGAACCACACGTTATGATATTGATATGACTAAGTGCATCTACTGTGGTTTCTGTCAG gaAGCTTGTCCTGTTGATGCTATTGTGGAGGGtcccaattttgaattttccacTGAAACTCATGAAGAATTATTGTATAATAAGGAAAAACTCTTAAGCAATGGTGATAAATGGGAATCTGAGATTGCCTCCAATTTACAAGCCGATCATTTGTATCGTTAG